The Elaeis guineensis isolate ETL-2024a chromosome 13, EG11, whole genome shotgun sequence genome includes a region encoding these proteins:
- the LOC140853335 gene encoding patatin-like protein 2 isoform X2 has product MGSLSLSLSTISNGTATPRSPPSLGKMVTVLSIDGGGVRGIIPGTILAFLESKLQEIDGEDVRLVDYFDVIAGTSTGGLVTAMLAAPDENNRPLFAAKEINDFYLQICPKIFPKRSVASLFGSITGPKYDGKYLHSKVEQLLGGTRLHQTLTNVVIPTFDIKLLQPTIFSTFEAKKEASKDALLSDICISTSAAPTYLPAHYFQTKDVDGKSRSFNLIDGGVAANNPTLLTLNEVTKEIFLQNADFLPITPVDYGKFLVLSLGTGSAKQEEKLNASKVSKWGVLEWLYNNGTTPLIDSFSQASSDMVDIHASVVFQALHCEGNYLRIQDDTLMGDTASVDVSSKENLMKLVQIGKQLLKKPVSRVNLDSGVSEAVRMAGTNEEELTRFAKMLSDERRLRLGKMHLN; this is encoded by the exons ATGGGTTCCCTTAGTTTGAGCCTTTCAACCATCAGCAATGGCACCGCCACGccaaggtctccaccttcccttgGAAAGATGGTTACAGTGCTGAGCATAGATGGCGGGGGTGTGAGAGGCATCATCCCAGGAACTATCCTTGCCTTCCTCGAATCCAAGCTTCAA GAGATTGATGGAGAGGATGTGAGACTTGTGGATTACTTTGATGTTATTGCTGGAACAAGCACTGGTGGGTTGGTGACCGCCATGCTTGCTGCTCCAGATGAGAATAATCGTCCACTCTTCGCGGCGAAGGAAATCAATGACTTCTACCTTCAAATTTGTCCAAAGATTTTTCCCAAGA GATCAGTGGCGAGCTTATTTGGCAGCATCACGGGTCCAAAGTACGACGGCAAGTATCTCCACTCCAAAGTAGAGCAATTGCTTGGTGGGACTAGACTCCATCAGACTTTAACAAATGTAGTTATTCCCACTTTTGACATCAAGCTTCTCCAGCCTACCATCTTCTCCACCTTTgag GCTAAGAAGGAAGCTTCAAAAGATGCTCTTCTGTCAGATATATGCATAAGTACTTCTGCAGCCCCGACATACCTTCCCGCACACTATTTTCAAACCAAAGACGTCGACGGAAAGTCCCGAAGCTTTAATCTCATTGATGGAGGGGTTGCGGCAAATAATCCA ACATTATTGACCTTGAATGAAGTTACGAAAGAAATTTTCCTACAAAATGCTGACTTCTTGCCAATCACGCCAGTAGACTATGGAAAATTTCTGGTTCTCTCGTTGGGGACTGGATCAGCCAAGCAAGAAGAGAAATTGAATGCATCCAAGGTATCCAAATGGGGCGTCCTTGAATGGCTATACAACAATGGCACGACACCATTGATTGATAGTTTTAGTCAAGCTAGTTCTGATATGGTGGACATCCATGCCTCTGTCGTATTCCAAGCATTGCATTGCGAGGGCAACTATCTTCGGATACAG GATGATACTTTGATGGGTGACACAGCATCTGTAGACGTATCTTCCAAAGAGAATTTAATGAAGCTCGTTCAAATTGGCAAACAACTGCTAAAGAAACCAGTATCGAGGGTGAACTTAGACTCTGGAGTGTCTGAAGCGGTCCGAATGGCAGGAACAAATGAAGAAGAACTGACTCGTTTTGCCAAGATGCTTTCCGATGAAAGACGACTCAGGCTTGGGAAGATGCATTTGAATTGA
- the LOC140853335 gene encoding patatin-like protein 2 isoform X1, translating into MGSLSLSLSTISNGTATPRSPPSLGKMVTVLSIDGGGVRGIIPGTILAFLESKLQEIDGEDVRLVDYFDVIAGTSTGGLVTAMLAAPDENNRPLFAAKEINDFYLQICPKIFPKSGKGILGSVASLFGSITGPKYDGKYLHSKVEQLLGGTRLHQTLTNVVIPTFDIKLLQPTIFSTFEAKKEASKDALLSDICISTSAAPTYLPAHYFQTKDVDGKSRSFNLIDGGVAANNPTLLTLNEVTKEIFLQNADFLPITPVDYGKFLVLSLGTGSAKQEEKLNASKVSKWGVLEWLYNNGTTPLIDSFSQASSDMVDIHASVVFQALHCEGNYLRIQDDTLMGDTASVDVSSKENLMKLVQIGKQLLKKPVSRVNLDSGVSEAVRMAGTNEEELTRFAKMLSDERRLRLGKMHLN; encoded by the exons ATGGGTTCCCTTAGTTTGAGCCTTTCAACCATCAGCAATGGCACCGCCACGccaaggtctccaccttcccttgGAAAGATGGTTACAGTGCTGAGCATAGATGGCGGGGGTGTGAGAGGCATCATCCCAGGAACTATCCTTGCCTTCCTCGAATCCAAGCTTCAA GAGATTGATGGAGAGGATGTGAGACTTGTGGATTACTTTGATGTTATTGCTGGAACAAGCACTGGTGGGTTGGTGACCGCCATGCTTGCTGCTCCAGATGAGAATAATCGTCCACTCTTCGCGGCGAAGGAAATCAATGACTTCTACCTTCAAATTTGTCCAAAGATTTTTCCCAAGAGTGG CAAGGGAATTTTAGGATCAGTGGCGAGCTTATTTGGCAGCATCACGGGTCCAAAGTACGACGGCAAGTATCTCCACTCCAAAGTAGAGCAATTGCTTGGTGGGACTAGACTCCATCAGACTTTAACAAATGTAGTTATTCCCACTTTTGACATCAAGCTTCTCCAGCCTACCATCTTCTCCACCTTTgag GCTAAGAAGGAAGCTTCAAAAGATGCTCTTCTGTCAGATATATGCATAAGTACTTCTGCAGCCCCGACATACCTTCCCGCACACTATTTTCAAACCAAAGACGTCGACGGAAAGTCCCGAAGCTTTAATCTCATTGATGGAGGGGTTGCGGCAAATAATCCA ACATTATTGACCTTGAATGAAGTTACGAAAGAAATTTTCCTACAAAATGCTGACTTCTTGCCAATCACGCCAGTAGACTATGGAAAATTTCTGGTTCTCTCGTTGGGGACTGGATCAGCCAAGCAAGAAGAGAAATTGAATGCATCCAAGGTATCCAAATGGGGCGTCCTTGAATGGCTATACAACAATGGCACGACACCATTGATTGATAGTTTTAGTCAAGCTAGTTCTGATATGGTGGACATCCATGCCTCTGTCGTATTCCAAGCATTGCATTGCGAGGGCAACTATCTTCGGATACAG GATGATACTTTGATGGGTGACACAGCATCTGTAGACGTATCTTCCAAAGAGAATTTAATGAAGCTCGTTCAAATTGGCAAACAACTGCTAAAGAAACCAGTATCGAGGGTGAACTTAGACTCTGGAGTGTCTGAAGCGGTCCGAATGGCAGGAACAAATGAAGAAGAACTGACTCGTTTTGCCAAGATGCTTTCCGATGAAAGACGACTCAGGCTTGGGAAGATGCATTTGAATTGA